The Capsicum annuum cultivar UCD-10X-F1 chromosome 1, UCD10Xv1.1, whole genome shotgun sequence sequence AACTCAACAGTGCCTGATAATTCAACTGGTTAGAATATGTTTCCTATTAAAAGAATACTTGTGTAACTGAAACTGATGTCTAGAAGGTTGACAACATAGAATATTACTCGTTCTCCGCTCATTTTCAACTCCCAACAGTGGCTTTGCAACACTTGGTTAAGGTTAATATTGTTTTTTCTTCTCATCTCAGACAAAAGAGTTGATAGCTGAGATTGAATTACTTGAAGAAGAGGTTGCAAATCGCGAGCAGCATGTCCTTTCTCTGTACAGGAGCGTTTTTGAAGAATGCATTAGCCGGCCTTCTTCTGAGCAAAGTTCGGGCATGACTTCTCCAGCACATAGTAAAGTTGAGTCAAGAAAACATCCCAGTATAATATCAAGTGCTTTTTGCTCGTCCAAAAAGTTCCCTTTGCGGACGTTCCAAGCTCTTGCTgccataaatgacttgggaaaaaGAAACTTGTCGCATTCGAAATCAAGACATGCTTCATTTTATAATAGTAAAGCTAATGTACACATTCAGAAAAGTTGTTCAGAGCATGCTAAGGTAAGTTTTCCAATTCTTTCTCTGCACATTGGGTTATTCCTTTTAGACTTCTCCCTTCTAAGAAGAGTATTTTCTTCCAAATAATAGCATCTTCTTCTGTCAGACTTCGAAATGGTGGCATGATACTCAGAGATTTAAGAAATATATGGTTTTAAACCTTTTTATTATCTCCTTACATTTAAGAACTCTTTAATCCTAAGAGCATGAAAAGTTCGGCTAAAGAAAACATTTTCTCTAAGAGAATAAGtttcttaaaataaggaaaataacttCCTTCATATAAGTAGGGAAAACTAGTTCCACAAGTGACATGCTACATTGATTGTGTCCTTCCCACCCTCCAACACACCTCATCTTCACCCCCATCCCCTATTCCCGCAACCCCACCACCCCTAACCATGGTCTTGGACGAAAAACATCCAATGGAAAACATTTTCTTTCGTACCGAACACATCTTCCAAAGTCTTGTTTTTGTATGGGCTAAGAAAAAAGGACTAACCACTTTGACTTTTGTTTCTTTGCTTCTGATATTTTGCTACCATTAGCTTATGTAgttgtgttttttcttttgttcaaACTATTAGGCACTGGCTGTAATTGTGGTGTGTATTCACTACTTCCATTAGAACTTTAATTGTGGGTGTTTCTCATTAAACAGTACTTTTGTCTTCTGTTGTTGCTCAATAAGCAACATTTTGACATTACTCGAATAGTAGTTTGTGAAAATGggttcatattagcttattattctTGTCTGCTAGTGGTACATTTATATGTTCACCCATTTTCACCTCAAATCACTTTGGCTCTTGAATGCTTTGTGTTTGTCATGCGACAAATGAGGTTACAACGGCTTGGTGAAGTTTGAAACTAGTTTCAAAATAACTATTTTCTTCCATAGCAAATTTCAGTATAGCAGCTTATGAAGGATATCAGTACCTAAATCACTctgcataaaataaaagtatcCATTTGGGGGTTGTACTAACTTAGTAGGCTATTCAAGGATAGAAAGTATGGTTGGAAATGATGTAACGTATCAACTCATGTTATTTTCTATCAATTGTTGCAGGAGCAAGGGCAGGTAATGTCAATGGAAAAATCTCCTCTGGCGCGAACTCTTAAAGATCATCTCTACCAGTGCCCCAGTAAGTTGTCTGAGGAAATGGTAAGGTGCATGGCTGCAATATACTGTTGGCTCCGCATTACAGAATCGACAAGTACTGAACAAAAGCGGTCACCTTTGTCATCAAGATCATCCACTAATGTCATAATTCCACAGCATGATATtaaagaggagagagactggtttTGCAAATCAACAATTGAAATATCTTGGATAGCGACAGATAAGAATAACGTCTCTCGTGCATCTTATGCCATCAGCAACTACAGGTGCATTTCTTTGAAAGCATAAAATCAGCTTAAGCTGCATAAGTTTAGTTAGTTTTAAGTTCCACTTGTGTATGTGGTCTTTCTTGAACTACATGATGGTTGTTTTCCCCACAGTAATGATTTCGTTTGTCCCAGAGCAACCACTGAGTCAGATTTATGTTATGAGCCAAACTGCAGCCTGGAAAACGGGACTTCAGGTCAATCGTTGGCACACATTGTTTGACTTTAGCGCGTTTTTTCTTCTAGAAGTGTGAATAACTACTAAGCAGGTCACTCGCAGCCACTGCATTTGTAGACCAACCTATTTAGAAGAATGAATAAGCACTCTTGGTAAAGCCAATCACTGTTATTCTTATAAAGTTACTCCCTACTAAAGAAAGGAAGCAAGAATAAATGAGAGGCTACAATCACAATTACTGACTGATGCTTAGTTTGGATCATAACAATTCTTAGATACTCATGAAATTCTGCATTTTCTCACTAACTCTTTTTTTGATAAAGTAAGGTATTTCATTCACAAAAGggaatcaagagatgcatagttACAACTATTCTGCATTTTCTCACTAACAAATGGCATTATGTTCAATCACTGTCATTTTGATTAGCACCATCTCCTGTAGACATTAAGGAGTTCTCTACTGGATAAGCTTCTAAAATATTACAGCTGTGGATATTGCCAGATTTAAAAGAAGTACTAAGTGGAATTTCTATATCCTGACCGGACATCAGATCCTTTTGCAATGCTTGTTCAACTTTTCTAGTATTTATAGGTGGAAGAGACTTAAGTTAGAAAGACCTTGGTGCATGCATCAACTCTATACTCAATAGAGACAATATAGACGGAAGATTCACAGTCTGCTGCTAATAGTCTCAAGCTTttgataatcttttttttttctttttttggtgcAATGCATGCCACATATGCAGTTTTATCTTTGTATAGCACTGATGCCTATAAAGCACAAAGCAGATTGCATGAGAATCTCGGTCTGACATGTATTTGGTTTTGAACTTTCAGAGTTTTAGTGGAGCAATTGGAAAGAGTGAATCTCAGCGAGATGGAAACCAATGCCAAAATGGCGTTTTGGATCAACTTGTACAATTCCGTAGTTATGCATGTAAAGATGGCTCTTACTTGTATCGTTTCTCCTTTTCAATTTGTGTATTATGTTTTCTTTACATCTCTTTCCTCTCGTCTTATCCAGGCATATCTGGCGTATGGAATACCACAGAACTCCCTTAGAAGGTTGGCATTGTTTCACAAGGTAGTCTAAGTTACTTTGTGTTTACTTTGTATcattttccttctattttgttttgttcatactagaaggttttttttttttcatgcatgtatttttgaGTATTTGAATCACCATTTGCTTCTCTGTATAGTGCAGGCTGCTTACAATGTTGGTGGCCAGGTCCTAAGTGCAAATGCCATTGAGCAGTCAATTTTTGGTTTGCGTACGCCTCGGATAGGACGGGTATTCACTATTCTAATCTAGAGTGAACAAAATGTTGAAGTTAAAGGAAATAGCAGGGGTAACAAAATTAGAAATGACTTTGGATCCTTCCTCTATTTGCTCTTCATATATAACAATAATTGCGCAAGATAATTCTCTGAGCTACTTTCTTGCTCGGACCATCTCGTAAGTTGCAATATTTTCCATCTCACCCTTATGCTATAAGATGAATTGTTTCTCAATCTTACAGTAGTTTGTCACATTAATATCTTCCAATATGCTCTTCGTAAACGAGGGGACAAAAGTTAAGGCTTTCAGCAGTAGTGGCTGATTGAAAAAACTACAAGAAAACAAGAAACTGGCTGAATTTCTATCAAATATATGTACTAGGCTACTagttataaaagtgtattcatcgaTAATTACTTCAACAACAGTTGGTGATTTCTCATTCTTATCAGGATTTTGATTGTTCACCTGTTAATATGTACTAGTCATATATTTTGATGACACTTTTGGTTAATAATTATGGTTCTTCTCCAATTAGTGGTTGGAGACCATTCTGTCAACTGCTTTATGGAAAAGATCAGGAGAAGAAAGGCAACTCATCAGTTCAAAATTTGCCCTCCAAGAGTTCCAGCCCCTTGTTTGCTTTGCTCTTTGCAGTGGTGCTGTTTCCGATCCCATGGTAAGTAGTCGTGTTTCCTCATTCTATAGGTTTTGTACTTTTCTGGTAAATTTCCTGAAATATATGCAGCAGAGGTCTTCTGATTTCCTGGTTAGTAGTTACATTTTCCCCTTGTATTGGTAATGAAGCAACAATATttcattttgaggacttcttgaaAAATTTGAATCTAAATGGACTAACAGGTGAAATCTATCAATGCACGGTATCTAATTATCAAGTAGTGTTCTTGGATTATATCTCTGAAACCTTAACATTGATAGATCTTTGGACAAGTGAAATCTAATTGTAAAGGATGACCTAAAGTTTTAACTCAAGATTTAACACATTATATCCTTATTGTTCTTTTTGCTGAAGAATGCTGCATTTTCTCCCCTTTCTCTGATAAAGAAGAGGAATGGGAGCATTGGAGCAACGGTAAAGTTGTTTTCATGTGACCTACAGGTCACAGGTTTGAGTCGTGAAAGCATctactaatgcttgcattaggaTAGGTTGTCTACATCACTCCTTAGGGTGCATCGCTTCCCTAGACCCTGTGTGAACGTGGGGTATTttgtgcaccgggctgcccttctCTAATAAAGAAGAGCTAATGCATAATCCAATTTACGTATTTACTTTGTAGCTTTTTTGTGTTCCCTTATCGGAGGAAAGGGACCATCTGTTTATAGTTAGAAGGCCAAATATCTAACACTTTCTTCggtttctttcttcttttatagcTGAAAGTGTACACAGCCTCAAATATTCAAGAGGAACTGGAAGCAGCAAAGAAAGAGTTCCTACAGGCTAATATCGTCGTAAAGAAGTCTAAACGAGTACTCCTGCCTAAGGTTCTTGAAAGATACGCAAAGGAAGCTAGTATTCCATCAGATGATCTTCTACATTGGGTCATGGAGAGCGTCGAAAAGAAGCTTCACGATTCCATACAGAAATGTGTCGATAGAAGAACCAATAAAAAGGCATCTCAGCTAATTGATTGGCTACCTTACTCTTCAAGATTCCAATATGTAATTTCGAAAGACTTTACGGAGAAGCCTTGGTGGGCATAGCAGTACTGAATAACGTAGAGAAAATCTTGAGTTGAACTTACAAAAAAGTGAGAGTAAGGTGTGAGCTAGAAAGGCCTAACCAAGGAAATGGTTGTTCATTCCTTCAGTTTGTAGGATTCTGATTTGATCTGTTGTTAATCTGTTGTTAAGTGAATGTACATTGACTTCAATTCATCTACAAATTCTGACAAATCCAGTAACTTAGGTGTCCAACTTTTAATCTGTGAATTGCAAGTTATGTGTAAATATGAAGTGAAACTGATATAGCTGATGCTATGCTAGTGTATTGCTGTGTCAAGTTCTTAACGGTTACGAGTCCCGCATTGGTTGGGAATGCACGGATGAGGTTGAGTTACACCCGGGTGTCGTATCTTTACATCGTATCAAAGCTGAATTCGGTCCCGTTGATGGTTTGCTTACTCATGAATTAGCTTTTAGGGTCTGTCAGACTCATGTGTCGTATCTTTAGTTTTGCTTACTCATGAGAGAGTGTTTGGAGCGGAGAAAATTTGGCTATTAAACCTCTTTAAGTTTTTAATTAGCAAAATGACctacttttattttctcatttgtcGGACAGATAATAGATTTATCGGATTGATAATTAATCTGCCTATATATCTGTTGGACAGATAATAAATCTAACTTAAAAATGAGTCATCTcactaaataaaaaaacttatggtctatttaattaaaaaatagacttAATAAATCTATTTAACAAAGAGTCCAGAGTGAATTAGGCGCTAATGTCATATCAATGGAGTGAGTTTCAACTTGAGTTCTTGACGTAGTAATTAGTTGTTtcttttaaagggtatttggatgAGCTTCTGAGGTGGTCAAACaagtttataaataattttttacttgtttgCATGTGTTGGTATGCATCAAAAGTTCTTATAagctaaaatcataaattgatttcatccaacttaataaaatgcctaattaccaaaaaaaaattaaaaaaaatcaaactattcttaattatgaaaagaaatattttttaacatgCTATATAAATCCGGCCAATGAGTaacaaaaagaaaacaatgaTTAATCTCCTGTATAGTTATAAATTTTAAGGTTAAAATTTGAAAGTTCGATATTTTTGAAGTtgtaatctttgaaattgaagttATGTTTTAAGACTGGAAATAAAATTTCTCCAAAAAACTTATCTAAGCCAATTTTGAGAACTTAAACGTATATAAcgatgaatttttaaaatatgatcaaATTTTATGACCAAATAAATATcttaacataaattttaaaatctaataaaaaatttattggtaACTCATTTGCTTTTAACTTTACACTACCTCTTGGTGTTTAAACCAGTGGACAACACATCACATTGGCTTCAATATAATCAacagagtaaatacataattgtCCCCGATGTTGgtcatggaaaaaaaaaattaaaccagcGAATTAAAATGTGTCACGTATAATAAAAAGGattcacttttaaaattttgtattttagatttcttttttcttcattttccatcttcttccttcattttgtctttttcatttgtcatcttcttcattttttttcttcactttccatctTCTTCCTTcgtttcttcttctacttccttcttcttctttttcttctccgtTAATCTCCATTAATTGTATCActcaattttcttcaaagttaaaacttttaattttcgtcAAATATTCATAAACCAttaatgaagattgatggagaagaagaagaagaagaaggaagaaattaTTTTGTACTAATGAGTAATGAGATTTCAATACCATTGTCTTCTTTAACTCCTGcattaaagctccattaatggagttttatgaTTCAAGTAAATGGTCTTGAAGAcggaaaataaatttaattacaaAAAGGAAACTTGATTTCACAACttttaaacaaataaagaaaatattaaagtcAATACATGATTTTGTATCCCACTAATTCTATTCATTAAGGAgaattattttttcagaaattttcTAGCTTCAACGGAGAACTGAGGAAAAGGAAGAGAAAATGAGAGTAATGGTTGTTAATGAAGAATTGCGGAAGAAGAAATGAAGATTGattaatggagaattggagaagaagaaattaaaattgattaattgataaataaaattaaaagggaAATTATTTTACACGTGGCAATACCTGATTGGCGCGTGCATTGCTCTCTCTTTGGTGTGACTGAAATTCAgcgaaaaatggtgtatttagAAAGGAATAAAGAAGAAACGTGGGGTAATAgatcgaattcaaagtttaagtgtctttttaaaaatctcggccaacatcaagagggtaattatgtatttactccaATCAAAATCAATAAGACACCACCATTTCACTatatctccttcttcttcttcttttttttcatttcgtCTCAATTATTccttaatatttacataaatccccaaattaaatttttaaaaaattaatattacattTGTATAAGTTTTCTAGTACAAAGTGTTTCTTAGTTAATATTGCATTGTTTGGTATTCGATAATTAATTTAATACTATTGAATGCCCATAATCTTAATCACAGGACAATTAAAATGGAGGAAAATCACCAAGATAATTGTCATTAGCGGTTTAAATTCCTTTGCTTTATTGTGATTAGCTGACATACGTGGTcaatacatatattttatcatatttgttctctattgaatttttttaagttaCTGTTGTTATCGATTATGCTTGCTTGCCTTACTGTAATCAGATAAAAATATGTGAATATAAACACTTCATTATTATGATAGACATTGGGGTATAAGAGATGGTATGACCATCCACATTTAATTTTCACGGAAGACTTTACTATATTCTTTTATGTTAAATTAGTTATTCAAAATTATACTATAGTTATTTCGCTATTAttataccttaaatatatttcATGATTTGGCGTAAATACAAGTTACTATATTCTTTTGTGTTaagttatatattcaaaattttgcTTAAATTATATCGTTGTTGTTTTACAATAATATGTGTTTTCATACTTAGCATATGCATGCAATGCAAGCGCGACAAGATACAATTATTTTATTGTCTTTATTGGTCCAGACGAATAAGTGATGATGTGACCATCGATATCCACCATTCGCAGAAGAatctatgttattttttttagggTATAAAACTAATTGTACAACatttagcctaaacattatcaaTACTACAATTTTTCGATAATATGAATTTTCATATAACATGTACGCGTGCACCGTATCTGTGGCGAAATCAGTAATGATAAATACATAAAGTGACAGTTGCTCATAATAATCATTTAAAAGCTTTCAGAGTGTTGGGATAAGAGATAACTGAGATAAGTCAAACAAATTATCAGTATTTTCTGATACTTGAAAATTTATTTAATCTAACTTAATACTCATATTCTTAGTTACGTAATGGCTAAAACatgtttcaaaattaattatcattAAGGGTATATGTTCATCCACTTTTGTCCTATCATGATCAACTGAAAATACCTAAAATAcacatatttatcatatttatgttCACTATTGAATTTGTTCAAGTTAGTATTATAATCGATAATAATCGTTAGTCTTATTGTGATTAGCTGAAAATATCCGAAACACACATTTGCCATATTTATTTTTGTACTAAATTTGTTCGAGTTGTTGTTATTATCGATTATACTTGTTTTTATTgatgtaaaatataataaatattcttTTCTATCTCTCTCTTTTCTCAATAATActtcaattatatttaattatttatctttatattctcataatctgtTCTTATTTACATTAACATTGTAAAGGATTAACTAGTTTTCAATTACTTTCATCGCCTATGATCTCAATCTTAATAAACTTAAGTAACTGAATGCATAAATGAATTTTATGCTAATCAATATgtagtaaaaaataatattaatcatgataataattttaaaattaaattattttaaattataaaaaatattttaacatgcTAAAAAAATGTTATATAAATCAAGCCtaagaataataaaaagaaaacaatgattAATCTCTTGTTTGGTCATAGATTTTGAAACTTCAACttgaaagtttgaatttttaaagtcgaaaaagggacaaatatacccTAAATTGCGATAAACGGTGTGTATATATCCTCCGTTATATTTTGGGTACACGCATACCCCTTCCATTAATGAAATGGTACGTGCATGCCCTTCACACCAACGATAGGGGCATATATACGTGcacccaaagtatgacggaggatatatacgtaccatttatcatagttcgagggtatatttatttcattttcttttcttttaatcctAAATAATTAACACAAATTCACTATCCGACCAATAAATCCATTGAGCTCGATTTCAAAATCAACTCGACCCGACATCTATTTTTTGTTCCAAATTCAATACacccttattttttcttaaaCGTGAACTCCAATCAAATTGCAATGATTGGTCACTGCTGCTAATTAGTGTTTACTAGTTGAAGGGAGTGGGAGATTAGGCCAGAGCTAGGGGTGCGGCGATGGTTCACCGTTGGAGTATTTTCAATTCGACGGAGACGATGACTATGTGGTATTATCCGGTGGTGGATAGTATTTTTTCAATGAAGTTTCATTGAAAACTGAATACAAGGGGTTCAATTTGTTTGGTGGTATTTTGGGGTGTTATaggctatttttttttgtttttgaatttgataGTTGTGAGTGTTATTGTATTGTGTGTATATCGATATTGAGGTGAAAAAAACGAATTTGTTATATAGACGTCTCTTGAATTTTAGTTGGGACTGAATCGACTAGTTGGATTATTGGGTCGGATAGTGAGTttgttttaataataaatatacctttaaattatgataaatgataCGTATACATCCTGTGTCATACTTTGGGTATACATATGCCCCTACCGTTAGTGTGAGGGGCATATGCGTATCATTTCATTAATGGTAGGGGTATATGTGTATCCAAGGTATGATGAAAGATATATACGTATTATTTATCATAGTTCGGAGACATAtttatctcttttccattttaAACTTGAAACATTTGAAACTGAAGTCATGTTTGCACATgcattttacttgaaaaaaagcTTAAAATTTTGTGACTAGAAACGAAGTTTCTTCAAAAAATCAATTCAGGTCGATTTTTGAGAACTTGaaaatttaaagataaatttttaaaatctaatcaaattttatgataaattaaatatatgcatataaattttaaaatttaatctaaaaaatttctagtgataactcatctgtgacttTAAACAACATCCCCACGTGCTTAAATCATTAAACAACACGTCACATTTTCCAATATACTCCAAACGAATAACATACTGCCACCTCacatattctctctctctctctttttttttttttttatttactttttgtatttCATCCCAATTATTCCTTTATTCACATAAAACCTCCAAAAATTAACATTACCTTTTGAAATTTAACCCGTGATTCTCTTACTTCTTCAAAATTCGATCAGTTGCACGTCTTTTCTCCAAAATATATGGAAGAATTTGTCTCTAGTATTATAAgctacttataattatttttgtttttatgatatatttagaagaaaaaaatttcaatttttatttggtgtttttactaCAAACGGTTGTTTTAATATTCTAAATCAatttacaaaataagaaaaaaaattgttattcttattattatatgaCTACATAGTTAAGTTTAATATTTTagcaataaaattaatttagtaaatacGATTCTAATAAATGTTTTCTTCAGAGGAGTGTCAAGTCAATGTATATCAAGtagtattttctttgtttctaaATAAGTGCACGTAttgtcttttgatttttttttttttaaaataagtgcattttaaactttcaaaaatattttcatcataCTCTTCCTAATATATCCTTGTACCATTAGTTTTTAACTCTTCATTTTAAATGTAATCAATGCCAACtttaaaaaagatataaattttatttagagGTAAGTTGGtaaaattacattttattttctgaaaattactagtttgttaagGGGTGTTGTGTCAAACCCAAAACATACACTCATTTATAAATTAAGGAAACACTAAAATGAAACAAAGACAATACCAACAGACCCAAACGAGATCTGAAGAGGATAAAACATACGTAAACATCATTATTATCTCACAAGGTTGAGaggttatttcaaaaaaataaaacgacGAAGTATCAATAAAAGATTCAAAATTGTTACTCCCTCGATTCTTAAAAGAACGagctacttttctttttagtttatttaaaaagaataaacCCTTTATTTTTTTACAACACTTTCGTTTCAACTTTTTGCATGACATGTTTAAActtacaaaattaaagaatatttagatatatttaaaataactttaatttataaccacaaaattttaaaatatttcttattttttaaaatttgataccaagtcaaaaacataattattcttttttaaggAAAGGAGTAATGTTTTCCTTTATTCAtttcatcaaaaatcacaaaatctaAACTTTATTTTGGAACAATCAACACATCACACATGTACGAATACAAAAAAATTCACGGAGTAACACACCTTTTAGTCACACACAGAGATAGACATACACACACTATACTAATATTCCTACATATAAATAAAACCTTATTCTACACTCGATTGCACTATTCTTTCATTTCGCTTCACtttaatactactactactactactactactatctttGTTGAACGAACGAGTGTGGAGTTTCCATTTCTTCTTCCAACGACGTCGTTTAGCTGTCGTGTATTAGGGTTAGGGTTAGTCGATTTGGGGGTTATTGAGTGAAACCCTAGGTGTTATGAAGCAGTATCGTGTAGCTGTATCGTTGGGGTTGAGTTGATCCGACGGTCGAGATCTCGTCAACGGATGGAGGGAGGTAGCGTCTCTACTACTACACTTACTTCTTCTGGTACTCTCTTCATTTCCTTTGtcgtattatatattttttgtgttattttttttcttttatgaagcgggagctttagtgtacTGTGATGATTTTTGAGGTAGTAAATGTAGGTGTGTGACTTGTTAGACTGAGATATTTTGTGTGATTTGGTAAATTACTTGACCCATGATGGTATAGCTTTATGTGATTATTTAACAGTAAGGGTAAAAAGGGGACAATTCTTGGACAATTATATTgaaacaactatttttagtaaGAAGGCCAAgaaaaatgaaatggagggagtgtGAAAGATTGTCCCTTTTTGTGTAATTTGGTAACTTGTGTTGTACTCGctttgttttatattacttaacCCTTGATGGTATAGCTTTATGTAAATATTTAACAGTAAGGGTAAAAAGGGGACAATAAGATAGAATTTTCTTGGATAGTTATTTTGAAACAACTATTTTTAATAAGAAGGAAGaccaagtaaaatgaaatggagggagtgtAAAAGACTGTGTCCCTTTTTGTGTAATTTGGTAACTTGTGTTGTACTCGCCTTGTTTTACATAATTGACCCTTGATGGTTTGGAAGTTTAGTAGTAAAACTTTATGtaggtaaaaagggaaaaataggataaaattttCTTGGNNNNNNNNNNNNNNNNNNNNNNNNNNNNNNNNNNNNNNNNNNNNNNNNNNNNNNNNNNNNNNNNNNNNNNNNNNNNNNNNNNNNNNNNNNNNNNNNNNNNNNNNNNNNNNNNNNNNNNNNNNNNNNNNNNNNNNNNNNNNNNNNNNNNNNNNNNNNNNNNNNNNNNNNNNNNNNNNNNNNNNNNNNNNNNNNNNNNNNNNNNNNNNNNNNNNNNNNNNNNNNNNNNNNNNNNNNNNNNNNNNNNNNNNNNNNNNNNNNNNNNNNNNNNNNNNNNNNNNNNNNNNNNNNNNNNNNNNNNNNNNNNNNNNNNNNNNNNNNNNNNNNNNNNNNNNNNNNNNNNNNNNNNNNNNNNNNNNNNNNNNNNNNNNNNNNNNNNNNNNNNNNNNNNNNNNNNNNNNNNNNNNNNNNNNNNNNNNNNNNNNNNNNNNNNNNNNNNNNNNNNNNNNNNNNNNNNNNNNNNNNNNNNNNNNNNNNNNNNNNNNNNNNNNNNNNNNNNNNNNNNNNNNNNNNNNNNNNNNNNNNNNNNNNNNNNNNNNNNNNNNNNNNNNNNNNNNNNNNNNNNNNNNNNNNNNNNNNNNNNNNNNNNNNNNNNNNNNNNNNNNNNNNNNNNNNNNNNNNNNNNNNNNNNNNNNNNNNNNNNNNNNNNNNNNNNNNNNNNNNNNNNNNNNNNNNNNNNNNNNNNNNNNNNNNNNNNNNNNNNNNNNNNNNNNNNNNNNNNNNNNNNNNNNNNNNNNNNNNNNNNNNNNNNNNNNNNNNNNNNNNNNNNNNNNNNNNNNNNNNNNNNNNNNNNNNNNNNNNNNNNNNNNNNNNNNNNNNNNNNNNNNNNNNNNNNNNNNNNNNNNNNNNNNNNNNNNNNNNNNNNNNNNNNNNNNNNNNNNNNNNNNNNNNNNNNNNNNNNNNNNNNNNNNNNNNNNNNNNNNNNNNNNNNNNNNNNNNNNNNNNNNNNNN is a genomic window containing:
- the LOC107867781 gene encoding uncharacterized protein LOC107867781, whose translation is MNGLVKDENQRRVGKKQNGSSWKCAYGYSQHRRCKSASDKNVALSKGGDRQSVQKELNQPPVLPHSTRSCKASPLHELSKTIGKDAAPEHRASLEKDIEQLQMRLQQEKSMRMVLERAMGRASSTLSPGHRHFPAQTKELIAEIELLEEEVANREQHVLSLYRSVFEECISRPSSEQSSGMTSPAHSKVESRKHPSIISSAFCSSKKFPLRTFQALAAINDLGKRNLSHSKSRHASFYNSKANVHIQKSCSEHAKEQGQVMSMEKSPLARTLKDHLYQCPSKLSEEMVRCMAAIYCWLRITESTSTEQKRSPLSSRSSTNVIIPQHDIKEERDWFCKSTIEISWIATDKNNVSRASYAISNYRVLVEQLERVNLSEMETNAKMAFWINLYNSVVMHAYLAYGIPQNSLRRLALFHKAAYNVGGQVLSANAIEQSIFGLRTPRIGRWLETILSTALWKRSGEERQLISSKFALQEFQPLVCFALCSGAVSDPMLKVYTASNIQEELEAAKKEFLQANIVVKKSKRVLLPKVLERYAKEASIPSDDLLHWVMESVEKKLHDSIQKCVDRRTNKKASQLIDWLPYSSRFQYVISKDFTEKPWWA